A genomic region of Bernardetia sp. ABR2-2B contains the following coding sequences:
- the mnmD gene encoding tRNA (5-methylaminomethyl-2-thiouridine)(34)-methyltransferase MnmD: MNNKKDVKKLELSFVESKDGSHTLLRHDINETYHSHNGAIQESLWVFIDKGLNYLKEQNYTSIKILEVGFGTGLNAVLAYQFAKKNEIKIEYISLEPFPVPLEITEKLNYTDFLGGESEAIFNQLHQVSWEEKHQISNYFSIKKVESTLEDYKGSFESQSKLNYFDCIFYDAFAPSKQAEVWQLSNLQKAFDFTKENGVLVTYCAQGQFKRDLKAIGWKLESLDGAPPKREMIRATKISS, translated from the coding sequence ATGAATAATAAAAAAGATGTCAAAAAACTAGAGCTTTCTTTTGTAGAAAGTAAAGATGGCTCTCATACACTTCTTCGACACGACATTAACGAAACTTACCATTCACATAATGGAGCGATACAAGAATCACTTTGGGTTTTTATAGATAAGGGTTTGAATTATTTAAAAGAGCAAAATTATACTTCAATCAAGATATTAGAGGTAGGTTTTGGGACAGGATTGAATGCAGTTTTGGCATATCAGTTTGCAAAAAAAAACGAAATTAAAATAGAATATATATCTTTAGAGCCTTTTCCAGTCCCTTTAGAAATTACTGAAAAACTAAACTATACTGATTTTTTAGGAGGAGAAAGTGAAGCTATTTTTAATCAATTACATCAAGTTAGTTGGGAAGAGAAACACCAAATATCAAACTATTTCTCAATAAAAAAGGTAGAATCTACATTAGAAGACTACAAGGGTAGTTTTGAAAGTCAAAGTAAGCTCAACTACTTTGATTGTATTTTTTATGACGCTTTTGCGCCTAGTAAACAAGCTGAAGTTTGGCAGTTATCAAACCTTCAAAAAGCATTTGATTTTACAAAAGAGAATGGAGTTTTAGTTACTTATTGCGCCCAAGGTCAGTTCAAAAGAGATTTGAAAGCAATAGGTTGGAAGCTAGAAAGCCTAGATGGCGCACCACCAAAACGAGAAATGATAAGAGCTACAAAAATAAGCAGCTAA
- a CDS encoding NlpC/P60 family protein, with amino-acid sequence MKSFNFTFLFIISVLFFSSCSNFKIVTINDMNKNKENTESNTLKNKVKISNQESESTSTSENYKESLSKAEKVVDAAREQLGTPHLLKNPKKKSATDCSGMTCKSYSVVGVNLPRTTTGQAEMGKFVSKKALQKGDLVFFTSKKNNRRISHVGLISRVEKDGSVYFIHTSTSRGVVEDDFYMKHWQDNFVTARRVL; translated from the coding sequence ATGAAATCTTTTAATTTTACTTTCTTATTTATTATTTCTGTATTATTCTTTTCTAGTTGTAGCAACTTCAAGATTGTTACTATCAATGATATGAATAAAAACAAAGAAAATACTGAAAGCAATACTTTGAAAAACAAAGTAAAAATATCAAATCAAGAATCAGAATCTACATCAACCAGCGAAAATTATAAAGAATCTTTATCAAAAGCTGAAAAAGTAGTTGATGCAGCTCGTGAACAACTTGGAACTCCTCACCTTCTCAAAAATCCTAAAAAGAAAAGTGCTACTGATTGTTCGGGTATGACCTGTAAATCTTATTCTGTCGTCGGAGTAAATCTACCTCGGACTACTACTGGTCAGGCAGAAATGGGGAAGTTTGTTTCTAAGAAAGCACTTCAAAAAGGAGATTTAGTATTTTTTACATCAAAAAAAAATAACAGGAGAATTTCTCATGTAGGTCTTATCAGTCGTGTAGAGAAAGATGGAAGTGTTTATTTTATACATACATCTACCTCACGAGGTGTAGTAGAAGATGATTTCTACATGAAACATTGGCAGGATAACTTTGTTACAGCCCGTAGAGTTCTATAA
- a CDS encoding LD-carboxypeptidase, with protein MQTPSFLQPKDIICLIAPSGVVDSNHIEKATQWILEKGFVPKVGIHLTDNFFRFAATDEHRLFDLQKALDCKDTKAIWCIRGGYGMGRILDKLNWDKFLENPKWLIGFSDITAIHLKINQLGFQSMHGFMPVQFKYLYQSQTNLETQKSFTDSQKVQIQQSKKGEKRVRNTLKQDTSEVTDKIQIEKSIESFLQALLGKSYQINSLPHPKNKLGETEGEVIGGNLSMIINSLATPTEINTDNKILFLEEVGENLYAIDRMLWQLYRAGKLRNLKGLIIGSFSDSKQTAQQFGFSVEQMITDLVQEYNYPVAFDFPIGHTAQNEAVICGANVNFEVNKEGGVLKFK; from the coding sequence ATGCAAACACCCTCTTTCTTACAACCTAAAGACATAATCTGTCTTATTGCTCCCTCTGGAGTCGTGGATTCTAATCATATAGAAAAAGCGACACAATGGATACTAGAAAAAGGTTTTGTTCCAAAAGTGGGAATTCATTTAACAGATAATTTTTTTCGTTTTGCAGCTACTGATGAGCATCGATTATTTGATCTTCAAAAAGCCTTAGATTGTAAGGACACAAAAGCTATTTGGTGTATTCGTGGTGGCTACGGAATGGGACGTATTTTGGACAAACTCAACTGGGATAAATTTTTAGAAAACCCCAAATGGCTCATTGGTTTTAGTGATATTACAGCTATTCATTTGAAAATAAATCAATTAGGTTTTCAAAGTATGCATGGTTTTATGCCTGTTCAGTTTAAGTATTTATATCAATCTCAAACTAATTTAGAAACTCAAAAATCATTTACAGATTCTCAGAAAGTACAAATTCAACAGAGTAAAAAAGGCGAAAAAAGAGTGAGAAATACCCTAAAGCAAGATACAAGTGAAGTTACTGATAAAATACAGATTGAAAAATCTATAGAAAGTTTTTTACAGGCTCTATTAGGCAAATCATATCAAATTAATTCACTACCTCATCCAAAAAATAAATTAGGAGAAACAGAAGGAGAAGTAATAGGAGGAAATTTAAGTATGATAATCAACAGCCTTGCTACTCCTACAGAAATAAATACCGATAATAAAATCCTTTTTTTAGAAGAAGTTGGTGAGAATTTATATGCTATCGATAGAATGTTGTGGCAACTTTACCGAGCAGGAAAACTTAGAAATTTGAAAGGACTAATAATTGGTAGTTTTTCTGATTCAAAGCAGACTGCCCAACAGTTCGGCTTTTCTGTTGAGCAAATGATTACAGATTTGGTACAAGAATACAATTATCCTGTCGCTTTTGACTTTCCTATTGGACATACAGCCCAAAATGAAGCTGTTATTTGTGGTGCGAATGTGAATTTTGAAGTGAATAAGGAAGGTGGAGTATTAAAATTCAAATAA
- a CDS encoding SWIM zinc finger family protein, whose translation MLFEYKYGGNTNIINNSEQTAMSFAPDTLREPTFFVGKLDKKIPFREAISTLHHVVVSDLRFKPKDKTEYKAWAEKQEQIWLAEYMESFQIEEVKAKMLKVREELNESYKEGQKILAPFYKARGEYYNYLYEKDRDAWFVLDPVITVHPDEVFFECFSQDESTYGKLSCSYNVFKEINEFECGTTNVDYSATLYNEFQKIRNYKETDFKIDPSGFEVQTTNEDSYKEVKIDLPDTWVRGFLQVSSAMTLPSTTLDLHPMDIFSLCQFLRRFKEKKSPRSLRFVLEPNQPIKIIIEPWNKEMIFHCSIYTGGESKEIRIWGRRRILILERLIPIAKNFKVVLLGTGLPSFFIAELESDMTFTLGLSGWTSNDWSRAGNFDLMAPRSEVDDFTKKTVFNALKQNWFESSASLARRLNLDDKTVSSALAAYTQAGRVIYDLKMGVYRVRELSKDPLPMDKLRFASEEEEKATSFIKNDGVQVEADTTNVVNKDGEKSERIVLKGRVRDRNTTYPTLVQIDNDERIVDASCECNFYKMNNLRKGACEHMLATRMYFNEMKMERV comes from the coding sequence ATGCTTTTCGAATATAAATACGGTGGAAACACCAACATCATAAATAATTCAGAGCAGACGGCAATGTCTTTTGCTCCTGATACGCTTCGTGAACCTACTTTTTTTGTAGGAAAATTGGATAAAAAAATCCCTTTTCGTGAAGCAATTTCTACGCTTCATCATGTAGTAGTTTCAGATTTGCGTTTCAAACCCAAAGACAAAACAGAATATAAAGCGTGGGCAGAAAAACAAGAACAAATTTGGCTTGCCGAATACATGGAATCTTTTCAAATTGAAGAAGTAAAAGCTAAAATGTTGAAGGTAAGAGAAGAATTGAACGAATCCTATAAAGAAGGTCAGAAAATCTTAGCTCCGTTTTATAAAGCACGAGGCGAATATTATAATTATCTATACGAAAAAGACCGAGATGCGTGGTTTGTGCTTGACCCAGTAATTACAGTTCATCCAGACGAGGTATTTTTTGAGTGTTTTAGTCAAGATGAATCTACGTATGGAAAATTGAGTTGTAGTTATAATGTCTTTAAGGAAATAAATGAGTTTGAATGTGGAACTACAAATGTAGATTATTCGGCTACTTTATATAATGAATTTCAGAAAATTCGTAACTACAAAGAAACAGATTTTAAGATTGACCCAAGTGGTTTTGAAGTTCAGACAACCAATGAAGATAGTTATAAAGAAGTCAAAATTGATTTGCCTGATACGTGGGTGCGTGGTTTCTTGCAAGTGAGTTCTGCGATGACATTACCATCGACTACGCTAGATTTGCATCCGATGGATATTTTTAGTTTGTGTCAGTTTTTGAGAAGATTCAAGGAGAAAAAAAGTCCTCGTTCGCTTCGTTTTGTTTTAGAACCAAATCAACCTATCAAAATAATTATTGAGCCTTGGAATAAAGAAATGATTTTTCATTGTTCGATTTATACTGGAGGTGAAAGCAAAGAAATTCGTATTTGGGGAAGACGACGCATTCTGATTTTGGAAAGACTTATTCCGATTGCTAAAAATTTTAAGGTTGTTTTGTTAGGAACTGGTTTGCCTTCTTTTTTTATTGCAGAATTAGAATCTGATATGACTTTTACGCTTGGTCTTTCAGGTTGGACTTCAAACGATTGGTCAAGAGCAGGGAATTTTGATTTGATGGCACCAAGAAGTGAAGTAGATGATTTTACTAAAAAAACGGTCTTTAATGCACTCAAACAAAACTGGTTTGAAAGTTCGGCATCGCTGGCTCGTCGTCTAAACTTAGATGATAAAACGGTTTCTTCTGCCTTGGCTGCCTACACACAAGCAGGACGAGTAATTTATGATTTGAAAATGGGCGTTTATCGTGTTCGTGAGCTTTCTAAAGACCCTTTACCAATGGATAAGCTGCGTTTTGCTAGTGAAGAAGAAGAAAAAGCAACAAGTTTTATAAAAAACGATGGTGTACAAGTAGAAGCTGATACGACAAATGTCGTCAATAAAGATGGCGAAAAAAGTGAGCGAATTGTTTTGAAAGGCAGAGTAAGAGATAGAAATACAACCTATCCCACACTTGTTCAAATAGATAACGATGAGCGAATTGTAGATGCTAGTTGTGAATGTAATTTTTACAAAATGAATAATCTTCGAAAAGGAGCTTGTGAACACATGTTGGCTACGAGAATGTATTTTAATGAAATGAAGATGGAGAGGGTGTAA